GATCGCGACACGCTTTAAGTCCCGCAGTCTTTTCCTCTGTCTCCCTGCCGGATTGACGACAGCCTGGCAGGCTGGAGTTCAACCCAGCCTGCTACGTGATGGAAACGCGGCCGGCGCTCCATGCATTCCGGCATCCCCGCTCCAGCTACGCCCGAGGTAACGCGCAGGCTCGCGCGGCCTAATATTCCTTTTCGTAGAAAATGCCGCCCTTGGCCTCGCCGGCATCGGAAGCCTCGCCGCGCAGCTTGACGCCGCGCCCGACGGTGAGGTCGATGCGCGCCTTGCCCGAGCCCGGCTTCTCGCCCTTCTGGATCGTCACATAGGTGCGGTCGTTCAGATATTTGCCCGCCTGCACGGAGGTGCCGCCCTGATCGTCGGTGATGACGTCGAGATCGTCGACGCCGATGGCATTGCGCAGGTTCTGCAGGAGCGAGGTCGAGCCGCCGACGCCGGCAAGCTGCGCCGCCGCCTCGGCAAGCTGGGCGATCTGCAACGGCGACAGGTTGGACATGGAGCGGCCGAAGATCAGGCGGGCCAGCACCTCGTCCTCCGGCAGCGCCGGCACGGAGGCGAAGACGAATTTCGGATTGGTGGCCTCGCCGGTCACGGTAATCGTCACCGTCGCATCCGAAGCCGTCGATTCGGCCACGAAGTTGATGTAGGGGATCGTCGAACCGGAGAAGGTCAGCGTGCCTTCGGTGAAATTCAGCCGCTTGCCGAGAATTTCAAGGCGGCCGCGCCTCAGCTCGAAGCTTCCCACCGCCTCGGGAGAGGTGGCCGCACCCGTCAACTTGATGCTCCCGCCGAGCTCGGCATCGACGCCCCTGCCCTGCACGAAGATCGAGTTCGGCGCGTTGACGGTCAGGTCGAGGTTCATGCCGCTCTTCGGGCCGCTGTCGCCGCTGCTTGGCGGATTGAGCGCCCGGTCCTGCTCGCGCACGGCCGCTGGCGCATTCCGGTGCTGCACGTTCAGCTCCGAGAGCGAAGTCGGCAGCTTGGTCGGCACGGTGATCACCGTCCGCGCCAGATTGATCGTGCCCGAAAGCATGGGCGATGCGGTCAGCTGGCCTTTGATCGCCAGATCGCCGCTCAGATTGGCGGTGACGATATGGCCGTCCGTATAGCGCCCGTCCGCCAGCCGGATGCTGATGTCGGCCGGGAACCCGGAATTGACGTCGATGCCGACCGTGCCGCCGACCGTCAGCGTGCCTCCCGACGACAGCCGCCCTGTGAAGCGGTTGATGGTCGCCACGCCGTTGCCCATGCCCACATCGAGCGCGATGTCGTTGACTGCGATCCCCGCCTGCGCCGCCACGAAGCGCGCGCCATTGGAACGGATGTTGCCGCTGATGACGGGAGCATTGGCCGGACCGCTCACCTTAACGGCAACCGCCGCCGTTCCTTCCATCGACATGCCGTTTTCGGCCAGCATGCGGTTGGCGATGGCGAAGGGCACATTGCCGTTGAAGTCGAGCGAGAGGTTGGGCGTGCCCTGCGTGGTCACCGCGCCACCGCCCTGCACCCGCATGCCCGAGCCTTCCGAGATCGTTGACGTGAAGTCGAGCCGGTTGTTGGCGAAGGTGCCGGATGAATCGATGCCGATGCCGCCGAGACCGGCAGAGCGGGTCTGTGCCGCTTCGAGACCGCTGGCTTTCAGATCGTATTTCACCACCGGCGCGGAGGTCGGCCCGGTCACGTTCACCGTGCCCGAAATACTGCCCGCAGCATCGAGCCCGGCAACGAAATTGTTGGCCACGGAAACCGGTACGGAGGCGAGATCGGCCTTTATGTCGAGCGCGTCCGCGACCGCACCTGAAACGGTAATGCGGCCATTGCCGATGCCGATCACCAGCCGCTCCAGCGCGGTGCGGCCGTCTTTGACGACGATGGTGGACGGCTCGGCGATGGCCGCGCGTACGCCCTGAAACGTCGCCTGCCCCGATTTCAGCTCCAGCGTCGTCGTGCCGTCGGCAACCCGGACCCGGCCCGCAGCGCTTGCGGGAATGTCCTTCACCGTTGCGCCACCGGAAAACGCCGTCCAGTCGCCTTCCTGTTTCAGGTCTATGTTGATGCCGGTGACAGCGGTATCGCCAGAGGTCACGCCGTCGGCCTTTATGGCACCGGAAATCGCCGGAGCCTCGGCGTAGTTGGAAACCTGCGCGTCCACCGTCACGTTGCGGGCGTTGAGGTCGCCGCGCGTCAGGCTGGACGTCACGGCCTTCACGGCCACCTTCGGCACGCCTTCCGGCTTCGAGAAGACGACGCTGCCATTGAGCGCGCCCTCGATCTTTTCCAGCGCCAGCGCGGCCAGCGGTCCCA
This genomic stretch from Aquamicrobium lusatiense harbors:
- a CDS encoding translocation/assembly module TamB domain-containing protein; its protein translation is MKIAKRILRIVFYAVLVAVAGLAGAAVVLTTTERGRENLAGLISDMASSDDMKVAIRGIDGIWSGNLRVDHVVLEDREGPWLVLREVAVDWSPLALLSRTFLADRVAVGRIEAARTPVSSPDEKPRTSSGFSLPVSVDIRAIDLPQVALGEALAGAGIAELAAQGHVRAERSPLAVEADLSVERRDGHEGSVSALVHFLPGDNRLDLNVQAAEPAGGIIANLLQLPDAPPVNIVISGNGPLANWTGRGTFHAGGELITQISGQHAFIDGGSRVELRGDGDFARFVPARFKSLLAGQTRFEIAGRSQTEAGITIETATVDTSVLRGVARGSINPAGATDFSLEFTSAGPTVPLGLGSEESPIDIELKSASLRAFGEGRAPMVDIETHLASVATRDMRVDNIALALHSDGFDIENRSGPIAGTASADKIGFDNPTIAPLIAGRITALVEGNVTKDDITIGKGEIASDALKGGFDGKVSLADGAIELNVKADAASAALPAAARPALGERTTLSVAVRRDSDGNVTADRLELLSGPLSAEGKASLSDGNIIAELNGALADIAPFAKDASGAIALALKASGSLVAPDVAATISSSKLVVADREITGLKLDATAKADAANPAADVTLSGNVAGEALRGKATLKSEGGQSRIDGLTLSLGANRIAGDLVLDDAFLPEGRIGFELPDLGPLAALALEKIEGALNGSVVFSKPEGVPKVAVKAVTSSLTRGDLNARNVTVDAQVSNYAEAPAISGAIKADGVTSGDTAVTGINIDLKQEGDWTAFSGGATVKDIPASAAGRVRVADGTTTLELKSGQATFQGVRAAIAEPSTIVVKDGRTALERLVIGIGNGRITVSGAVADALDIKADLASVPVSVANNFVAGLDAAGSISGTVNVTGPTSAPVVKYDLKASGLEAAQTRSAGLGGIGIDSSGTFANNRLDFTSTISEGSGMRVQGGGAVTTQGTPNLSLDFNGNVPFAIANRMLAENGMSMEGTAAVAVKVSGPANAPVISGNIRSNGARFVAAQAGIAVNDIALDVGMGNGVATINRFTGRLSSGGTLTVGGTVGIDVNSGFPADISIRLADGRYTDGHIVTANLSGDLAIKGQLTASPMLSGTINLARTVITVPTKLPTSLSELNVQHRNAPAAVREQDRALNPPSSGDSGPKSGMNLDLTVNAPNSIFVQGRGVDAELGGSIKLTGAATSPEAVGSFELRRGRLEILGKRLNFTEGTLTFSGSTIPYINFVAESTASDATVTITVTGEATNPKFVFASVPALPEDEVLARLIFGRSMSNLSPLQIAQLAEAAAQLAGVGGSTSLLQNLRNAIGVDDLDVITDDQGGTSVQAGKYLNDRTYVTIQKGEKPGSGKARIDLTVGRGVKLRGEASDAGEAKGGIFYEKEY